The following proteins are encoded in a genomic region of Sphingopyxis sp. YF1:
- a CDS encoding rRNA large subunit pseudouridine synthase E, which translates to MARLILFNKPYGVLSQFTDRSMPEARATLSDYIDVPGVYPAGRLDRDSEGLLILTDDGALQARISSPKHKMPKTYLAQVEGEPDDAALEALRRGVTLNDGPTRPATVRCIDPPQIWDRDPPVRYRKSVPDSWLELTITEGRNRQVRRMTAAVGYPTLRLVRWRIGAWEIGELGLGEWREVG; encoded by the coding sequence GTGGCCCGCCTGATCCTGTTCAACAAGCCGTACGGTGTCCTCTCGCAATTCACCGATCGCAGTATGCCCGAGGCGCGCGCGACGCTGTCGGACTATATCGACGTGCCCGGCGTCTATCCCGCCGGCCGGCTGGACCGCGATAGTGAAGGCCTGCTGATCCTGACCGACGACGGCGCGCTGCAGGCGCGGATTTCGTCGCCGAAGCACAAGATGCCCAAAACCTACCTCGCGCAGGTCGAGGGCGAGCCCGACGATGCCGCGCTCGAAGCGCTGCGCCGCGGCGTCACGCTGAACGACGGCCCGACGCGCCCCGCGACCGTGCGCTGCATCGACCCGCCGCAGATCTGGGACCGCGACCCGCCGGTGCGATACCGCAAGAGCGTTCCCGACTCATGGCTCGAACTGACGATCACCGAAGGCCGCAACCGCCAGGTCCGCCGCATGACCGCCGCGGTCGGCTATCCGACGCTGCGGCTGGTCCGCTGGCGGATCGGGGCGTGGGAGATTGGGGAGTTGGGGCTGGGGGAGTGGCGCGAGGTTGGGTGA
- the typA gene encoding translational GTPase TypA — protein MSLRNIAIIAHVDHGKTTLVDQLFRQSGTFRENQRVEERAMDSGDIEKERGITILAKCTSVEWGEGADTTRINIVDTPGHADFGGEVERILSMVDGVILLVDAAEGPMPQTKFVTGKALALGLKPIVVVNKIDRSDARPAEVLDEVFELFLTLEASDEQLDFPILYASGRGGYASSDPEARDGDFTPVFETIVSHVPAPGLDESGPFTFLATLLDRDNFIGRVLTGRVQSGTIKVNQPIHALDMDGKVIETGRASKLLAFRGLDRVPVDEARAGDIVAIAGLAQATVANTIADTGVSTPIAAQPIDPPTLSMRFSVNDSPMAGREGSKVTSRMIRDRLMREAETNVAIRITESADKDSFDVAGRGELQLGVLIETMRREGFELGISRPRVLYGEDEVGKRTEPYETVVIDVDDEHSGTVVEKMQIRKADLTDMRPSGGGKTRITFSGPSRGLIGYHGEFLSDTRGTGIMNRLFEKYGPYKGVIEGRKNGVLISNGNGEAVAYALGPLEERGILFVSPGEALYEGMIIGENAKPDDLEVNPMKSKQLTNFRSTGKDDAIRLTPPKRMTLEQAIAYIDEDEMVEVTPKNIRIRKTLLDPHERKKASRKKEAA, from the coding sequence ATGTCTTTGCGCAATATCGCCATCATCGCGCACGTCGATCATGGCAAAACAACTCTTGTCGACCAGCTTTTCCGTCAATCGGGGACGTTCCGCGAAAATCAGCGCGTCGAGGAACGCGCGATGGATTCGGGCGACATCGAAAAGGAACGCGGGATCACCATCCTTGCCAAATGCACCTCGGTCGAATGGGGTGAGGGCGCCGACACGACGCGGATCAACATCGTCGACACCCCGGGCCACGCCGATTTCGGCGGCGAGGTCGAGCGCATCCTGTCGATGGTCGACGGCGTCATCCTGCTCGTCGACGCCGCCGAGGGGCCGATGCCGCAGACCAAGTTCGTGACCGGCAAGGCGCTCGCGCTCGGCCTCAAGCCGATCGTTGTCGTCAACAAGATCGACCGCAGCGACGCGCGTCCGGCCGAAGTGCTCGACGAGGTGTTCGAGCTTTTCCTGACGCTCGAGGCGAGCGACGAGCAGCTCGACTTCCCGATCCTCTATGCCTCGGGCCGCGGCGGCTATGCGTCGAGCGACCCCGAAGCGCGCGACGGCGATTTCACGCCGGTGTTCGAAACGATCGTCAGCCATGTGCCGGCGCCGGGTCTCGACGAAAGCGGCCCCTTCACCTTCCTTGCGACGCTGCTCGACCGCGACAATTTCATCGGCCGCGTGCTCACCGGCCGCGTCCAGTCGGGGACGATCAAGGTCAACCAGCCGATCCACGCGCTCGACATGGACGGCAAGGTCATCGAGACCGGCCGCGCGTCGAAGCTGCTCGCCTTCCGCGGGCTCGACCGCGTTCCCGTCGACGAGGCGCGCGCGGGCGACATCGTCGCGATCGCGGGGCTTGCGCAGGCGACCGTCGCGAACACCATCGCCGACACCGGCGTGAGCACGCCGATCGCGGCGCAGCCGATCGACCCGCCGACGCTGTCGATGCGCTTTTCGGTCAACGACAGCCCGATGGCGGGCCGCGAGGGCAGCAAGGTCACGAGCCGCATGATCCGCGACCGCCTGATGCGCGAAGCCGAGACCAATGTCGCGATCCGCATCACCGAAAGCGCCGACAAGGACAGCTTCGACGTCGCGGGCCGCGGCGAACTCCAGCTCGGCGTGCTGATCGAGACGATGCGCCGCGAGGGCTTCGAACTCGGGATCAGCCGCCCGCGCGTGCTCTATGGCGAGGACGAGGTGGGCAAGCGCACCGAGCCCTATGAAACCGTCGTCATCGACGTCGACGACGAGCATAGCGGCACCGTCGTCGAGAAGATGCAGATCCGCAAGGCCGACCTCACCGACATGCGTCCGTCGGGCGGCGGCAAGACGCGCATCACCTTCAGCGGCCCGTCGCGCGGCCTGATCGGCTATCACGGCGAATTCCTGTCGGACACGCGCGGCACCGGCATCATGAACCGCCTGTTCGAGAAATACGGCCCGTACAAGGGCGTGATCGAGGGCCGCAAGAACGGCGTGCTGATCTCGAACGGCAATGGCGAAGCCGTCGCCTATGCGCTCGGCCCGCTCGAGGAACGCGGCATCCTGTTCGTCTCGCCCGGCGAGGCGCTCTACGAAGGGATGATCATCGGCGAGAATGCCAAGCCCGACGACCTCGAGGTCAATCCGATGAAGTCGAAGCAGCTCACGAACTTCCGTTCGACGGGCAAGGACGACGCGATCCGCCTGACCCCGCCCAAGCGCATGACGCTCGAACAGGCGATCGCCTATATCGACGAGGACGAGATGGTCGAGGTGACCCCGAAGAACATCCGCATCCGCAAGACGCTGCTCGACCCGCACGAGCGCAAGAAGGCGTCGCGCAAGAAGGAAGCGGCGTAA
- a CDS encoding GbsR/MarR family transcriptional regulator, giving the protein MEPPSAPDSPSSPFRLSPLAQAFVLHFGEMGSRWGINRTVGQIYAMLFLADGPRHAEEISEALSLSRGSVSMGLKELASWNLVQLRHLPGDRRDYYATPRDVWAIFRTLVEERKKREIDPTLTTLRTLLMEPATDPADRFAQDRIAAMHEQIELLTDWYAEMERLDTERLLQLLRLGERVVKALEFKDRMLGRGKGRSLTESDDGRT; this is encoded by the coding sequence GTGGAACCGCCCTCCGCCCCCGACTCCCCGTCTTCGCCGTTCCGGCTCTCCCCGCTAGCGCAGGCGTTCGTCCTGCACTTCGGCGAGATGGGGAGTCGCTGGGGGATCAACCGCACCGTCGGACAGATCTACGCGATGCTGTTCCTCGCCGACGGGCCGCGCCACGCCGAGGAGATCAGCGAAGCGCTGAGCCTGTCGCGCGGCAGCGTATCGATGGGGCTCAAGGAACTCGCGAGCTGGAATCTCGTCCAGCTCCGCCACCTGCCCGGCGACCGCCGCGACTATTATGCGACCCCACGCGACGTGTGGGCGATCTTCCGCACGCTCGTCGAGGAGCGGAAGAAGCGCGAGATCGACCCGACGCTTACCACATTGCGCACCTTGCTGATGGAGCCCGCGACCGATCCCGCCGACCGCTTCGCGCAGGACCGCATCGCGGCGATGCACGAACAGATCGAGCTGCTCACCGACTGGTACGCCGAAATGGAGCGGCTCGACACCGAACGGCTGCTCCAGCTTTTGCGGCTGGGCGAGCGTGTGGTAAAAGCGCTCGAATTCAAGGACCGGATGCTCGGCCGCGGCAAGGGCCGCAGCCTGACGGAGAGTGACGATGGACGCACTTGA
- a CDS encoding cytochrome ubiquinol oxidase subunit I, whose translation MDALDPLMLARIQFATNISFHILFPTITISLGWALLGFKLAYNRTGNEAWMDAYRLWVKIFALSFAMGVVSGITMSFQFGTNWPGYMEKVGNIAGPLLAYEILTAFFLEAVFLGIMLFGFRRVPNWVHTVATLLVAGGTTLSAFWIIALNSWMQTPVGYEIRDGVVHATDWWAIVFNPSMPYRLTHMLLASALTVSFLIAGMSAWRWLKDGGGEGVRRTLKAAVYAAALLIPVQIFVGDMHGLNTLEHQPQKVAAMEANWETRSHVPLVLFAIPDEKARTNHLEVAVPSGASLILKHEAAGVVPGLNDYQGNHPPVAPLFWGFRVMVGIGVLMLLIAWASAWTIKRRGVDAMPRWLARALVAMTFAGWVATLAGWYVTEIGRQPWLVTGVLKTADAVGPAGPGMVATSLALYLSVYAVLLAAYVAVLYRLARLGKAAPQGKPMFPMPGGGEGAAEALEVRP comes from the coding sequence ATGGACGCACTTGATCCGCTGATGCTCGCGCGCATCCAGTTCGCGACGAACATCAGCTTTCACATTCTGTTCCCGACGATCACCATCTCGCTCGGCTGGGCACTGCTCGGCTTCAAGCTCGCGTACAACCGCACCGGCAACGAGGCGTGGATGGACGCGTACCGCCTGTGGGTGAAGATTTTCGCGCTGAGCTTCGCGATGGGGGTCGTCTCGGGGATCACGATGAGCTTCCAGTTCGGCACCAACTGGCCGGGCTATATGGAAAAGGTCGGCAACATCGCCGGCCCGCTGCTCGCCTATGAAATCCTGACCGCCTTCTTCCTCGAAGCGGTGTTCCTCGGCATCATGCTGTTCGGTTTCCGCCGCGTCCCCAACTGGGTGCACACGGTGGCGACGCTGCTCGTCGCGGGGGGCACGACGCTGTCGGCCTTCTGGATCATCGCGCTCAACAGCTGGATGCAGACCCCGGTCGGATACGAGATTCGGGACGGCGTCGTCCACGCGACCGACTGGTGGGCGATCGTCTTCAACCCGTCGATGCCGTACCGGCTGACGCACATGCTGCTCGCCTCGGCGCTGACCGTATCCTTCCTGATCGCGGGGATGAGCGCGTGGCGCTGGCTCAAGGACGGCGGCGGCGAAGGCGTGCGGCGGACGCTGAAGGCCGCCGTCTATGCCGCGGCGCTGCTGATCCCGGTGCAGATTTTTGTCGGCGACATGCACGGGCTCAACACGCTCGAACATCAGCCGCAGAAGGTCGCGGCGATGGAAGCGAACTGGGAAACGCGCAGCCATGTCCCGCTCGTCCTGTTCGCCATCCCCGACGAAAAGGCGCGCACCAATCATCTGGAAGTGGCCGTCCCGTCGGGCGCCAGCCTGATCCTGAAGCACGAGGCGGCGGGCGTCGTCCCGGGGCTCAACGATTATCAGGGCAACCATCCGCCGGTCGCGCCACTGTTCTGGGGCTTTCGCGTGATGGTCGGCATCGGCGTGCTGATGCTGCTGATCGCGTGGGCGTCGGCGTGGACGATCAAGCGGCGCGGGGTCGATGCGATGCCGCGCTGGCTCGCGCGCGCGCTCGTCGCGATGACCTTCGCGGGCTGGGTCGCGACGCTCGCGGGCTGGTATGTCACCGAGATCGGCCGCCAGCCCTGGCTCGTCACCGGGGTGCTCAAGACCGCCGACGCGGTCGGACCGGCGGGCCCCGGCATGGTCGCGACCTCGCTCGCGCTGTATCTTTCGGTCTATGCGGTGCTGCTCGCCGCCTATGTCGCGGTGCTCTATCGCCTCGCCAGGCTCGGCAAGGCGGCGCCGCAGGGCAAGCCGATGTTCCCGATGCCCGGGGGCGGCGAGGGCGCCGCCGAAGCGCTGGAGGTGAGGCCATGA
- a CDS encoding cytochrome d ubiquinol oxidase subunit II, which yields MTPFFDAWWLPVIFAGLMGLSILLYVILDGYDLGVGMLTRLEKDENRDLMVASIGPFWDANETWLVLGIGLLLVAFPVAHGLILTQLYLPVLLMLVALMLRGVSFEFRAKAPPEHKHRWDSAFFYGSLISALCQGYMLGAYVLGFDQSLAAVLFCLLAALGLVAGYIFVGACWLIYKVEGELQKRAVRWAEVSLWLTALAMAIISIATPLLSERIFDRWFRLPEIIALLPIPIAAATLFIGLAIFLRRPLRERDELSWVPLATAGILFALGFVGIAYSFYPYLIADRLDIWQAAAAPESLTILLAGAVIVLPTILGYSILAHWIFRGKATHLSYD from the coding sequence ATGACGCCCTTCTTCGATGCCTGGTGGCTGCCCGTGATCTTTGCCGGGCTGATGGGGCTGTCGATCCTGCTCTATGTCATCCTCGACGGGTACGACCTGGGCGTCGGCATGCTGACGCGGCTCGAAAAGGACGAGAATCGGGACCTGATGGTCGCCTCGATCGGCCCCTTCTGGGACGCGAACGAGACCTGGCTGGTGCTCGGCATCGGGCTGCTGCTCGTCGCCTTTCCGGTGGCGCACGGGCTGATCCTGACCCAGCTCTACCTGCCCGTCCTGCTGATGCTGGTCGCGCTGATGCTGCGTGGCGTCAGTTTCGAATTCCGCGCCAAGGCGCCGCCCGAGCACAAGCATCGCTGGGACAGCGCCTTCTTCTACGGCTCGCTGATCAGCGCGCTCTGCCAGGGCTATATGCTCGGCGCCTATGTGCTGGGGTTCGACCAGAGCCTCGCCGCGGTGCTGTTCTGCCTGCTCGCCGCGCTCGGGCTGGTCGCGGGCTATATCTTCGTCGGCGCCTGCTGGCTGATCTACAAGGTCGAGGGCGAGCTTCAGAAACGCGCGGTGCGCTGGGCCGAGGTCAGCCTGTGGCTCACCGCGCTGGCGATGGCGATCATCTCGATCGCGACCCCGCTCCTGTCCGAGCGCATCTTCGATCGCTGGTTCCGCCTGCCCGAGATCATCGCGCTGCTGCCGATCCCGATCGCCGCCGCGACGCTATTCATCGGCCTCGCAATCTTCCTGCGCCGCCCCTTGCGCGAAAGGGACGAACTGTCGTGGGTGCCGCTGGCGACCGCGGGCATTCTCTTCGCTTTGGGCTTCGTCGGCATCGCCTACAGCTTCTACCCCTATCTGATCGCCGACCGGCTCGACATATGGCAGGCCGCGGCCGCGCCCGAATCGCTGACGATCCTGCTCGCCGGGGCGGTCATCGTGCTGCCCACGATCCTCGGCTATTCGATCCTCGCGCACTGGATCTTCCGGGGGAAGGCGACGCATCTGAGTTATGATTGA
- a CDS encoding D-Ala-D-Ala carboxypeptidase family metallohydrolase — MRRALLAALLLVIAGAAVWLLLTRAVAPIAGIAPQRDADLFAAWRLGAAKDDIAAIEAYLQKEGVADILPLADILRSDARWRTCKAGQPFAVPPRRLWPAMVPTLRYIRDELVPVTGPVRVVSGYRDPVANACFRGASASKHLHFAALDLTPVEPLSRAELIARLCPLHARTGARFDVGLGIYAITRFHIDTAGHRRWGADYRAASSPCVN, encoded by the coding sequence GTGAGGCGCGCGCTGCTCGCCGCGCTGCTGCTCGTCATTGCGGGAGCCGCCGTATGGCTGCTGCTCACCCGCGCGGTCGCCCCGATCGCCGGGATCGCGCCGCAACGCGACGCCGACCTTTTCGCCGCGTGGCGCCTCGGCGCCGCCAAGGACGATATTGCGGCGATCGAGGCCTATCTTCAGAAGGAAGGCGTCGCCGACATCCTCCCGCTCGCCGACATCCTGCGCAGCGACGCGCGCTGGCGGACCTGCAAGGCGGGCCAGCCCTTCGCCGTCCCGCCGCGCCGCCTCTGGCCCGCGATGGTCCCGACCTTGCGCTACATTCGCGATGAGCTGGTCCCCGTCACCGGCCCGGTGCGCGTCGTTTCGGGCTATCGTGATCCCGTCGCCAACGCCTGCTTCAGGGGCGCCAGCGCGAGTAAGCACCTCCACTTCGCCGCGCTCGACCTGACCCCGGTCGAACCACTGTCGCGCGCCGAACTGATCGCGCGGCTCTGCCCCCTCCACGCCCGCACCGGCGCGCGCTTCGACGTCGGGCTCGGCATCTACGCGATCACCCGCTTCCACATCGACACCGCCGGCCACCGCCGCTGGGGCGCCGATTACCGCGCGGCGTCATCGCCGTGCGTGAACTGA
- a CDS encoding 5'-methylthioadenosine/S-adenosylhomocysteine nucleosidase, whose amino-acid sequence MNLLILAALPEEADALFPGAGTAATGMVPVRRLAVHGHGLTIATCGLGKVNAALAAGLFADGADVLLMTGTCGALGAEAGRAYWLAEAVQHDYGASQPGLFRRYRAGDWPIGEAGEAHFAAMPDPGLGLPHARIASGDSFIACPDAAADLKASLGATLVDMEVGAVAQVAARLAKPWAAIKAVTDDANDASGGDFHANLLRAARAAGQEVERLVAML is encoded by the coding sequence ATGAACCTCCTCATCCTCGCCGCGCTCCCCGAAGAGGCCGACGCGCTCTTCCCGGGCGCGGGCACCGCCGCGACCGGCATGGTCCCCGTCCGCCGCCTCGCCGTGCACGGCCACGGCCTGACCATCGCCACCTGCGGCCTCGGCAAGGTCAATGCCGCGCTTGCGGCGGGCCTCTTCGCTGACGGCGCCGATGTCCTGCTGATGACCGGCACCTGCGGCGCGCTGGGCGCCGAGGCCGGACGCGCCTATTGGCTCGCCGAGGCGGTGCAGCACGATTATGGCGCCAGCCAGCCCGGCCTTTTCCGCCGCTACCGCGCGGGCGACTGGCCGATCGGCGAAGCGGGAGAAGCGCATTTCGCCGCCATGCCCGACCCCGGCCTCGGCCTGCCGCACGCGCGCATCGCCAGCGGCGACAGCTTTATCGCCTGCCCCGACGCTGCTGCCGATCTGAAAGCCAGCCTCGGCGCGACGCTCGTCGACATGGAGGTCGGTGCGGTCGCGCAGGTCGCGGCGCGCCTCGCCAAGCCTTGGGCCGCGATCAAGGCGGTCACCGACGACGCCAATGACGCAAGCGGCGGCGACTTCCACGCCAACCTCCTGCGCGCCGCGCGCGCGGCTGGGCAGGAGGTCGAACGGCTGGTCGCGATGCTGTGA
- a CDS encoding bile acid:sodium symporter family protein produces the protein MLARLFPDRFVPILFATILLASLLPVRGAAVPAAEAVSTAAVVLLFFLNGVRLPRDEVLHGIRNWKLQGGALAFCFGIMTLLGLAAQAATAPWLPPTLALGFLYMGILPSTVQSATAASGLAGGNVAASVVAAALLNLVGVIASPLLFAALAGSAGAISGDGALRIVAILLLPFVAGQFAQRWLRPWVLAHRGLATVMDRTAIAVAVYVAFSAAVVAGIWDLLDAREIGIVCAAVALLLALSFGGAWGFGALLRLARPDRITLLFAGAQKSIAVGAPLAATLFPPAIAGMVLVPILVYHMAQLVLSAWIAPVLDRQKQV, from the coding sequence ATGCTGGCACGCCTGTTTCCCGATCGCTTTGTCCCCATCCTGTTCGCGACCATCCTGCTCGCGAGCCTGCTGCCGGTGCGCGGGGCCGCGGTGCCGGCCGCCGAGGCGGTGTCGACCGCGGCGGTCGTGCTGCTGTTTTTCCTCAACGGCGTCCGCCTGCCGCGCGACGAGGTGCTCCACGGCATTCGCAACTGGAAACTGCAGGGCGGCGCGCTCGCCTTCTGCTTCGGGATCATGACGCTGCTCGGCCTCGCCGCGCAGGCGGCGACCGCCCCCTGGCTGCCGCCGACGCTGGCGCTCGGTTTCCTCTACATGGGCATCCTGCCCTCGACGGTGCAGTCGGCGACCGCGGCGAGCGGGCTGGCGGGGGGCAATGTCGCGGCGAGCGTCGTCGCCGCCGCGCTGCTCAACCTCGTCGGGGTGATCGCATCGCCGCTGCTGTTCGCGGCGCTCGCGGGCAGCGCGGGCGCGATCAGCGGCGACGGCGCGCTGCGTATCGTCGCGATCCTGCTGCTGCCCTTCGTCGCCGGCCAGTTCGCGCAGCGCTGGCTGCGCCCGTGGGTGCTCGCGCACCGCGGGCTCGCGACCGTGATGGACCGCACCGCGATCGCCGTCGCGGTTTATGTCGCCTTTTCGGCGGCGGTGGTCGCGGGCATCTGGGACCTGCTCGACGCGCGCGAGATCGGCATCGTGTGCGCGGCGGTCGCGCTGCTGCTCGCGCTGTCCTTCGGGGGCGCGTGGGGTTTCGGCGCGCTGCTGCGGCTCGCGCGGCCCGACCGCATCACCTTGCTCTTTGCCGGCGCGCAGAAGAGCATCGCGGTCGGCGCGCCGCTGGCCGCGACGCTGTTCCCGCCCGCCATCGCCGGCATGGTGCTCGTCCCGATCCTTGTCTATCATATGGCGCAGCTGGTGCTGTCGGCGTGGATCGCGCCGGTGCTGGACAGGCAAAAGCAGGTGTGA
- a CDS encoding toxic anion resistance protein, translating into MSEVTATATATDELKLTPPDPVPVVAPEKAAGLVSLSTEQKSKLEERVDGFIDDLVAQDENSPEFGQRIDQITNMGRKEMLEAANQSNRFLDRPVKAMDRDTDIGQNLIELRNTVERLDPSANGKLLSKRGFLDKIFGSKVSNYFAQYRSAQTHIGGILTALANGKDELLMDNAAIDVERRKLWEAMGKLEQMIHIAGTLDRRLKDKATELDGTNPAKAKVIRENALFYARQRTQDLLTQMAVTVQGYLALDLVKKNNVELVKGVDRASTTTVGALKTAITVAQAMTNQKLVLEQITALNTTTANIIDGTSKMLKDNTARIHEQAASSTIPMETLQRAFQNIYDTMDAIDTFKLKALDSMKTTVTTLEGEVAKSKGYIARAEGASQAQASVGGADSPLAALEG; encoded by the coding sequence ATGAGCGAAGTGACCGCAACCGCGACGGCAACCGACGAGCTGAAGCTGACCCCGCCCGACCCGGTGCCGGTGGTTGCCCCCGAAAAGGCGGCGGGGCTGGTGTCGCTGTCGACCGAGCAGAAATCGAAGCTCGAGGAACGCGTCGACGGCTTCATCGACGATCTTGTCGCGCAGGACGAGAACAGCCCCGAATTCGGCCAGCGCATCGACCAGATCACCAACATGGGCCGCAAGGAGATGCTCGAGGCGGCGAACCAGTCGAACCGCTTCCTCGACCGCCCGGTCAAGGCGATGGACCGCGACACCGACATCGGCCAGAATCTGATCGAGCTCAGGAACACCGTCGAACGGCTCGACCCGTCGGCGAACGGCAAATTGCTGTCGAAGCGCGGTTTCCTCGACAAGATCTTCGGCAGCAAGGTCAGCAATTATTTCGCGCAGTACCGCAGCGCGCAGACGCATATCGGCGGCATCCTGACCGCGCTCGCCAACGGCAAGGACGAGCTGCTCATGGACAATGCGGCGATCGACGTCGAGCGCCGCAAGCTGTGGGAGGCGATGGGCAAGCTCGAGCAGATGATCCACATCGCGGGCACGCTCGACCGGCGGCTCAAGGACAAGGCGACCGAACTCGACGGCACCAACCCCGCCAAGGCCAAGGTGATCCGCGAGAATGCGCTCTTCTATGCGCGCCAGCGGACGCAGGACCTGCTCACCCAGATGGCGGTGACGGTGCAGGGCTATCTCGCGCTCGACCTCGTCAAGAAGAACAATGTCGAGCTGGTGAAGGGGGTCGACCGCGCGTCGACGACGACCGTCGGCGCATTGAAGACCGCGATCACCGTCGCGCAGGCGATGACCAACCAGAAGCTGGTGCTCGAACAGATCACCGCGCTCAACACGACGACCGCGAACATCATCGACGGCACGTCGAAGATGCTGAAGGACAATACCGCGCGCATCCACGAGCAGGCAGCCTCCAGCACCATCCCGATGGAGACGCTCCAGCGCGCGTTCCAGAATATCTACGACACGATGGATGCGATCGACACCTTCAAGCTGAAGGCACTCGACAGCATGAAGACCACGGTCACCACGCTCGAGGGTGAGGTCGCCAAGTCGAAGGGCTATATCGCGCGCGCCGAGGGTGCGAGCCAGGCACAGGCGAGCGTCGGCGGCGCCGACAGCCCGCTCGCCGCGCTCGAGGGCTGA
- a CDS encoding OB-fold-containig protein, with the protein MIDQFFAPENVVFSAALVLMLLIGAVQALGIVGDIDGADTHADGDGGAADALLAWAGIGRIPFLMWLILFLALFGLVGLGLQQLLTALTGGPATALLAAPVAGIAALPPTGLAARVVARILPSVETTAIDRDELLGTRATITVGTASPGNPAPAKCIDRHGHPHQIMVEPDSPGQSFQTGETILLVKREGEIFKGFSNGDFYLPRLD; encoded by the coding sequence ATGATCGACCAGTTTTTCGCGCCCGAGAATGTCGTCTTCAGCGCCGCGCTGGTGCTGATGCTGCTGATCGGTGCGGTGCAGGCGCTGGGAATCGTCGGCGACATCGACGGCGCCGACACGCATGCCGACGGCGACGGCGGCGCCGCCGACGCGCTGCTCGCCTGGGCGGGGATCGGGCGCATCCCCTTCCTGATGTGGCTCATACTCTTCCTCGCGCTGTTCGGGCTGGTCGGGCTCGGCCTGCAGCAATTGCTGACCGCGCTCACCGGCGGCCCCGCCACCGCACTGCTCGCGGCGCCCGTCGCCGGGATTGCCGCGCTGCCCCCGACGGGGCTCGCCGCGCGCGTCGTCGCGCGCATCCTGCCGAGCGTCGAGACCACCGCGATCGACCGCGACGAGCTGCTCGGCACGCGCGCGACGATCACTGTCGGCACCGCGTCGCCGGGCAACCCCGCACCGGCGAAATGCATCGACCGCCACGGCCACCCGCACCAGATCATGGTCGAGCCCGACAGCCCCGGCCAGAGCTTCCAGACCGGCGAGACGATCCTGCTGGTCAAACGCGAAGGCGAAATATTCAAAGGCTTTTCAAACGGCGATTTCTATTTACCCCGCCTCGACTGA